One genomic segment of Pseudomonas sp. RU47 includes these proteins:
- a CDS encoding DoxX family protein — MSSLINKVLFTRAGYGLTILRIAVGVIFAAHGSQKLFGLFGGYGLAGTAQYMDSIGLHPGYLMATLAGGTEFFAGLALIIGLLVRPAALGLTFLSLVAIFTVHISNGLFMANNGYEFALVLLGGSLAVLIEGAGKLSVDRAIAG; from the coding sequence ATGAGCTCTCTGATCAACAAAGTACTGTTCACCCGCGCTGGCTACGGTCTGACCATCCTGCGCATTGCGGTCGGCGTAATCTTCGCTGCGCACGGTTCGCAAAAGCTTTTCGGACTGTTCGGTGGTTATGGTCTGGCAGGTACGGCGCAGTACATGGACAGCATTGGTCTGCACCCGGGCTACCTGATGGCGACGCTGGCGGGCGGTACTGAGTTCTTCGCCGGCCTGGCCTTGATCATCGGCCTGCTGGTGCGTCCGGCAGCATTGGGTCTGACCTTCCTGTCGCTGGTGGCGATCTTCACCGTACACATCAGCAACGGTCTGTTTATGGCCAACAACGGTTACGAGTTCGCTCTCGTCCTGCTCGGTGGCAGCCTCGCTGTACTCATCGAAGGCGCCGGCAAGCTCTCGGTGGACCGCGCCATCGCCGGTTAA
- a CDS encoding acyl-CoA thioesterase gives MRFSDLLDAVRRQPELTIPAEWGQGRASFGGLVAALQYQAMRAKVPADRPVRSLAITFVGPVEPEVPVSFEVEVLREGKAVSQVMGRAMQNGQVVTIVQGSFGASRPSEVAVEAYPAPSMKHWDECQELPYIKGVTPEFMRHLAMRWSVGGMPFTGNQSRLMGGWVRLRGDVKDEPVNEAHLLALVDAWPPALLPYLKKPAPGSTLTWTIEFVQPLRDLSTLDWCQYLADIEYAADGYGHVAAKLWSAEGELIAMSRQTVTIFA, from the coding sequence ATGCGCTTTAGCGATCTGCTCGATGCGGTCCGCCGCCAACCGGAACTGACGATTCCTGCCGAATGGGGTCAGGGCCGTGCCAGTTTCGGTGGTCTGGTGGCCGCGCTGCAATACCAAGCCATGCGTGCGAAAGTCCCGGCGGATCGCCCGGTGCGTTCCCTGGCGATCACCTTTGTTGGACCGGTCGAGCCTGAAGTCCCGGTGAGCTTCGAAGTGGAGGTGCTGCGCGAAGGCAAAGCCGTCAGCCAGGTCATGGGCCGGGCGATGCAGAATGGTCAGGTGGTGACCATCGTCCAAGGCAGTTTCGGTGCCTCGCGGCCGTCGGAGGTGGCAGTCGAAGCGTATCCGGCGCCATCTATGAAGCACTGGGACGAATGCCAGGAGTTGCCCTATATCAAAGGCGTGACCCCGGAATTCATGCGTCATCTGGCGATGCGCTGGAGTGTCGGTGGAATGCCGTTCACCGGCAATCAATCGCGGCTGATGGGCGGCTGGGTGCGGTTACGCGGGGATGTCAAAGACGAGCCGGTCAATGAAGCGCATTTGTTGGCCCTAGTGGATGCGTGGCCACCCGCGCTGCTGCCGTATCTGAAGAAGCCTGCGCCGGGCAGCACCTTGACCTGGACCATCGAATTCGTGCAGCCGCTACGGGACTTGAGCACGCTGGACTGGTGCCAATACCTCGCCGACATCGAATACGCGGCCGACGGTTACGGCCATGTCGCCGCCAAGCTGTGGAGCGCGGAAGGTGAGCTGATTGCGATGAGTCGCCAGACGGTGACGATCTTCGCCTGA
- a CDS encoding Mpo1-like protein translates to MGKRHPNLPAWQWRAYPGNHQHPTNLVLHLIAVPLFIVAFLLIVSGVFSLSLASVAIGVIGIVAALGLQRHGHSLETQASEPFSDRKDAVSRLLVEQFLTFPRFFLSGGWWRAWRERHRRH, encoded by the coding sequence ATGGGCAAACGTCACCCCAACCTTCCCGCGTGGCAATGGCGCGCGTACCCGGGCAATCATCAGCACCCGACCAATCTGGTGTTGCACCTGATCGCTGTGCCGTTATTCATCGTCGCGTTTCTGCTGATTGTCTCCGGGGTGTTCAGCCTGAGTCTGGCCAGCGTCGCCATCGGCGTGATCGGAATCGTCGCGGCGCTGGGTTTGCAGCGTCACGGCCACAGTCTGGAGACGCAAGCCTCCGAGCCGTTCAGTGATCGTAAAGATGCGGTGTCGCGGTTACTGGTCGAGCAGTTTCTGACTTTTCCGCGCTTCTTTCTCAGTGGCGGCTGGTGGCGCGCTTGGCGTGAGCGCCACCGTCGGCATTGA
- a CDS encoding patatin-like phospholipase family protein, whose translation MKKRVALVLGSGGARGYAHIGVIEEIERRGYDIACIAGCSMGAVVGGIYAAGKLDVYKNWIESLDYLDVLRLVDVSFRLGAIRGEKVFGQIRKIVGEINIEDLRIPYTAVAADLTNQQEIWFQEGCLHQAMRASAAIPSLFTPVMQGNRMLVDGGILNPLPIVPVVSSHCDLIIAVNLNSTNQRHYKLPVIQRPAAFRSRFDSLISSLGSKMPFRRTQAEQLLRLEQEALRAEAADINPWLDGAEPESQQPAAAPEREGAPKSATGSFIIDNVGPASLLDLINQSFEVMQTSLAQYKIAGYPPDILINVPKRVCRFFEFYKAPELIALGREIARDTLDRYDSEQSREP comes from the coding sequence ATGAAAAAGCGTGTCGCACTGGTGCTGGGCTCCGGTGGCGCCCGGGGTTATGCCCATATCGGAGTCATTGAAGAGATCGAACGACGCGGTTACGACATCGCCTGCATTGCCGGGTGTTCGATGGGCGCGGTAGTCGGCGGGATCTACGCCGCCGGTAAACTCGACGTTTACAAGAACTGGATCGAAAGTCTCGACTATCTGGATGTGCTGCGGCTGGTCGACGTGAGTTTCCGGCTCGGTGCGATTCGCGGCGAAAAGGTCTTCGGGCAGATCCGCAAGATCGTCGGCGAAATCAACATCGAAGACTTGCGCATCCCCTACACCGCCGTCGCCGCCGACCTCACCAACCAGCAGGAAATCTGGTTTCAGGAAGGCTGCCTGCATCAGGCGATGCGCGCCTCGGCGGCGATTCCCAGCCTGTTCACGCCGGTGATGCAAGGCAATCGCATGCTGGTCGACGGCGGCATTCTCAACCCGTTGCCGATCGTGCCGGTGGTGTCGAGCCACTGTGATCTGATCATTGCGGTCAATCTCAACTCGACCAACCAGCGTCACTACAAATTGCCAGTCATCCAGCGCCCGGCCGCGTTCCGCTCACGCTTCGACAGCCTGATCAGTTCGCTGGGATCGAAGATGCCGTTCCGCCGAACACAGGCCGAGCAATTGTTGCGGCTCGAACAGGAAGCGCTGCGCGCCGAAGCGGCGGACATCAATCCCTGGCTGGACGGCGCCGAGCCGGAGAGTCAACAACCGGCGGCCGCGCCCGAGCGTGAAGGCGCACCGAAATCGGCGACCGGTTCGTTCATCATCGATAACGTCGGGCCGGCCTCGTTGCTGGATTTGATCAACCAGAGTTTCGAGGTGATGCAGACCTCGCTGGCGCAGTACAAGATTGCCGGATATCCGCCGGACATCCTGATCAACGTACCGAAGCGGGTGTGCCGGTTTTTCGAGTTCTACAAGGCGCCGGAGTTGATCGCGTTGGGGCGCGAGATTGCGCGGGATACGCTGGATCGGTATGACAGTGAGCAGAGCAGAGAGCCTTGA
- a CDS encoding transglycosylase SLT domain-containing protein produces the protein MIRPSVLLLLCGSLLLPMTAVARLPGPLQAVPAAKVRDLSEIRSSRVLRVLVNQSRNSSGEVQGQAIGVEYHRLRAFEQYLNGHARDGQEITLKIIPKAKDQLLGALQRGEGDLVAPGELLDLQSGYAVASSEPIASNVPLVLVGIKGERRYTKVEQLSGKTLALPTGSAAGEAVSQLNQKLALHKLAPIKIEWVDPTLAVEDVLEMVQGGIFHLTIVEQPIAERWGKILPKLRFDRQLMISEPGEEYWFVRRDAAMLRASIDRFLGGYKKPSNEDAAFLRIYRRLYQVHYPLAKADRQRLEKLRPTLQKHAQAQNMDWLNLAALAFKESRLQPNARSGSGPTGLMQITPSAAQRVGVSNIQNLDANVQAGAKYLAMIRRKFFSSPKLNERERMAFTLAAYNIGPERVQGMRAEARRRGLNPNQWFFQVERIAMEQVGMGPVSYVNSVNKYYLAFDRERESLEPGAQKVVSRK, from the coding sequence ATGATTCGTCCCTCGGTTTTGCTGCTGTTGTGTGGATCGTTGTTGCTGCCGATGACGGCGGTTGCGCGCCTGCCCGGGCCGCTGCAAGCCGTGCCGGCGGCCAAGGTGCGTGACTTGTCCGAGATTCGCAGCAGCCGGGTGTTGCGCGTACTGGTCAACCAGAGCCGCAACAGCTCCGGCGAAGTTCAGGGTCAGGCCATCGGCGTCGAATACCATCGCCTGCGTGCCTTCGAGCAATACCTCAATGGCCATGCCCGCGATGGCCAGGAAATCACCCTCAAGATCATTCCCAAAGCCAAGGACCAATTGCTCGGCGCCTTGCAGCGTGGCGAAGGTGATCTGGTCGCACCGGGTGAATTGCTCGATCTGCAATCTGGCTATGCCGTGGCCAGTAGCGAACCGATCGCCAGCAACGTGCCGCTGGTGTTGGTCGGGATCAAGGGTGAGCGCCGCTACACCAAGGTCGAGCAGCTCTCCGGTAAAACCCTGGCGCTGCCCACCGGCAGTGCGGCGGGGGAGGCGGTCAGTCAGCTCAATCAGAAACTGGCGTTGCACAAACTGGCGCCGATCAAGATCGAATGGGTTGATCCGACCCTGGCGGTCGAGGATGTACTGGAGATGGTTCAGGGCGGAATTTTTCACCTGACCATCGTCGAACAACCGATCGCCGAGCGCTGGGGCAAAATCCTGCCGAAACTGCGCTTTGACCGGCAATTGATGATCAGCGAGCCGGGCGAGGAGTACTGGTTCGTGCGCCGCGATGCTGCGATGTTGCGCGCGAGCATTGACCGCTTCCTCGGTGGTTACAAGAAACCGTCCAACGAAGATGCCGCGTTTCTGCGCATCTATCGCCGTCTCTATCAAGTCCACTATCCATTGGCCAAGGCTGATCGCCAACGTCTGGAAAAACTGCGCCCGACCCTGCAAAAGCACGCCCAGGCGCAGAACATGGACTGGCTCAATCTGGCCGCACTGGCGTTCAAGGAATCACGCCTGCAACCCAATGCCCGCAGCGGCAGTGGCCCGACCGGGCTGATGCAGATCACGCCTTCCGCCGCTCAGCGAGTCGGCGTGAGCAACATTCAGAATCTCGATGCGAATGTGCAGGCCGGGGCCAAGTACCTGGCAATGATTCGCCGCAAGTTCTTCAGCAGCCCCAAGCTCAATGAACGCGAGCGCATGGCGTTTACGCTGGCGGCCTACAACATCGGCCCCGAGCGCGTGCAGGGCATGCGCGCTGAGGCCCGACGCCGGGGGCTGAATCCTAACCAGTGGTTCTTCCAGGTCGAGCGCATCGCCATGGAGCAGGTAGGAATGGGGCCGGTCAGCTATGTTAATAGCGTGAACAAGTATTACTTGGCGTTCGACCGGGAGCGGGAGTCGTTGGAGCCCGGGGCGCAAAAAGTCGTCTCACGGAAATGA
- a CDS encoding TatD family hydrolase — MQLIDIGVNLTNPSFADKHQAVLDRAYAAGVCQLVLTGTSVEGSEQALELCQQLDESGQRLFATAGIHPHSASDWNTDSARRLRSLLQEKNVVAVGECGLDFNRDFSPRPQQERVLEEHLALAVELQLPVFLHERDASQRLLEILKGFRDHLPAAVVHCFTGEQKALFSYLDLDLHIGITGWICDERRGTHLHPLVKEIKRGRLMLESDAPYLLPRTLRPKPKNGRNEPGYLTEVLREVALHRGETEEDLAAHTTACARAFYNLPALPDTP, encoded by the coding sequence ATGCAACTCATCGATATCGGCGTCAACCTGACCAACCCCAGTTTCGCCGACAAACACCAGGCCGTACTCGACCGCGCCTATGCGGCCGGGGTCTGCCAACTGGTGCTGACCGGCACCAGCGTCGAGGGCAGCGAACAGGCTCTGGAGCTGTGCCAGCAACTGGATGAGAGCGGTCAACGGCTGTTCGCCACCGCCGGTATTCACCCGCATTCGGCCAGTGACTGGAACACGGACAGTGCCCGTCGTTTGCGCAGCCTGCTGCAAGAGAAAAACGTCGTTGCCGTGGGTGAATGCGGTCTCGATTTCAACCGTGATTTCTCGCCGCGCCCACAGCAGGAAAGAGTCCTCGAAGAGCATTTGGCCTTAGCCGTTGAACTGCAATTGCCGGTGTTCCTGCATGAGCGTGATGCCAGCCAGCGCCTGTTGGAAATCCTCAAAGGCTTCCGTGATCACCTGCCCGCCGCTGTCGTGCATTGCTTCACCGGTGAGCAAAAGGCGCTGTTCAGCTACCTTGATCTGGATCTGCACATCGGCATCACTGGCTGGATCTGCGACGAACGCCGTGGCACGCATTTGCATCCGCTGGTCAAAGAGATCAAACGTGGACGCTTGATGCTGGAAAGCGATGCGCCTTATCTGCTGCCGCGCACCCTGCGCCCGAAGCCAAAGAACGGGCGCAATGAGCCGGGGTATCTGACTGAAGTGCTGCGCGAAGTGGCGTTGCATCGTGGCGAAACCGAGGAGGATCTGGCAGCGCACACCACCGCGTGCGCCCGCGCGTTCTACAACCTCCCGGCCCTTCCTGACACACCATAA
- a CDS encoding response regulator, whose product MSQTATILVIDDEPQIRKFLRISLASQGYKVLEAGTGAEGLAQAALNKPDLLVLDLGLPDMDGQQVLREFREWATAPVLVLSVRASEGQKVQALDGGANDYVTKPFGIQEFLARVRALLRQAPAGEAQQAALSFGPLTVDLAYRRVLLDGVEVALTRKEYAVLAQLARHPGRVITQQQLLKDIWGPTHTEDSHYLRIVVGHLRQKLADDPTRPRFIVTEAGVGYRLLSDVG is encoded by the coding sequence ATGAGCCAGACCGCGACCATTTTGGTCATCGACGACGAACCGCAGATTCGCAAGTTCCTGCGCATCAGCCTCGCTTCCCAAGGCTACAAAGTGCTCGAGGCTGGCACGGGTGCCGAGGGGCTGGCGCAGGCCGCCTTGAACAAGCCGGACTTGCTGGTGCTCGATTTAGGCCTGCCGGACATGGACGGCCAGCAAGTGCTGCGCGAGTTTCGCGAATGGGCCACGGCGCCGGTGCTGGTGCTGTCGGTGCGCGCCAGCGAAGGACAGAAAGTCCAGGCACTGGATGGCGGCGCCAATGACTACGTGACCAAGCCGTTTGGTATTCAGGAATTTCTCGCCCGGGTGCGTGCGTTGTTGCGTCAGGCACCGGCGGGGGAGGCGCAGCAGGCGGCGTTGAGTTTCGGCCCGTTGACGGTGGATCTGGCCTATCGGCGGGTGCTGCTCGACGGCGTCGAAGTGGCGCTGACGCGCAAGGAATACGCGGTGCTGGCGCAACTGGCACGGCATCCGGGGCGAGTGATTACCCAGCAGCAATTGCTCAAGGATATCTGGGGGCCGACGCACACCGAGGACAGCCATTATCTGCGGATTGTGGTGGGGCATTTGCGGCAGAAACTGGCGGATGATCCGACGCGGCCGCGGTTTATTGTCACGGAGGCCGGGGTTGGCTATCGGCTATTGAGTGATGTTGGCTGA
- a CDS encoding CHAD domain-containing protein — MSALVDRLVAHVLSLEVRLLACQARLTARTDPEALHDLRTTVRRLRSLLRPLRGLPGVEQLEDAASAVGQLTTPWRDREVLAAYLLQHDQPEAAQRRMAQMAEAYPALAASAEVASLLMILDAFPRFLRASQRQGLLKGLDKRIEKRLGKQWQKLDEALHDPAHDRHRLRLLIKRVRYGIEAYPELDRLPAAALKRLKSAQGALGDWHDCWQWLAKAELEADLQPCVATWQATMIKAETQADRVLEKLSSACFK; from the coding sequence ATGTCTGCGTTGGTTGATCGGTTGGTGGCTCATGTCCTGAGTCTGGAGGTGCGGCTGCTGGCCTGTCAGGCGCGATTGACGGCACGTACCGACCCCGAGGCGCTGCATGATCTGCGCACCACGGTGCGGCGCTTGCGCAGCCTGTTGCGGCCATTGCGCGGTTTGCCCGGTGTCGAGCAACTGGAAGACGCCGCTTCGGCGGTCGGCCAATTGACCACGCCGTGGCGGGATCGCGAAGTGTTGGCGGCGTACTTGCTTCAGCATGATCAGCCTGAAGCTGCGCAACGCCGCATGGCGCAAATGGCCGAGGCCTATCCGGCGCTGGCGGCGAGTGCCGAGGTGGCTTCGCTGTTGATGATTCTCGATGCTTTCCCGCGTTTCCTGCGTGCTTCCCAGCGTCAGGGATTGCTCAAGGGCTTGGACAAGCGCATCGAAAAACGCCTCGGCAAGCAATGGCAGAAACTCGACGAGGCGCTGCACGATCCCGCTCACGACCGCCATCGCTTGCGTTTGCTGATCAAACGCGTGCGCTACGGCATCGAAGCTTATCCCGAACTGGACCGCTTGCCCGCCGCGGCGCTGAAGCGATTGAAGTCTGCGCAAGGCGCGTTGGGCGACTGGCACGATTGCTGGCAATGGTTGGCGAAAGCTGAGCTTGAGGCTGATCTTCAACCGTGCGTCGCCACTTGGCAGGCGACCATGATCAAAGCCGAAACCCAGGCTGATCGCGTGCTGGAAAAACTCAGTTCAGCCTGTTTCAAATAA
- a CDS encoding methyl-accepting chemotaxis protein: MGAWLSNISLKYKFWAVNAVAFVTTLLLVLYAVQLEQQARGHASQASAQAQAQLLKAWPAGQPLPKADQVLTFKRGEAPRLNDQPLLEITESNGWNEINHLPLFGDNPLMGAEVFSRADGQQVAVIAYGPSLSQVFSERFANYAVAVFILMFAMLCASQLLIRFLLSQLNTLKDVMLHVEKSGDLSARVPLAGKDEVGQMANAFNAMQAGYQRVVTTVANTARQLDVGAARLASSMNEVRHGMLGQQSETDQAATAINEMTATVYHIAQHAGATRDLSQTADGLAGSGQQVVARVQQSIAGLSSGVQQTAEMIQRLAEDSQKINGVVSVIHSIAEQTNLLALNAAIEAARAGEMGRGFAVVADEVRNLAKRVQTSTDEITTMVSALQAGTRDAVDVMQESSYKADDCVQQAQEAGAALAEITGAVAQMRESNTQIAVAAEQQSQVAEEMNRAVVSIRDVTENTVQQTVDSATTSNELATLAGELSKAIGQLKL, from the coding sequence ATGGGTGCCTGGCTTAGCAATATCTCGCTGAAATACAAATTCTGGGCGGTCAATGCGGTCGCCTTCGTCACCACCCTGCTGCTGGTGCTGTACGCCGTGCAGCTCGAACAACAGGCGCGCGGTCACGCCTCACAAGCCTCCGCACAGGCCCAGGCGCAACTGCTCAAGGCTTGGCCGGCCGGGCAGCCATTGCCTAAAGCCGATCAGGTGCTGACCTTCAAGCGCGGCGAAGCACCGCGCCTGAACGATCAACCCTTGCTGGAAATCACGGAAAGCAACGGTTGGAACGAGATCAATCACCTGCCGCTGTTCGGCGACAACCCGTTGATGGGCGCTGAGGTGTTCAGCCGCGCCGACGGTCAACAGGTCGCGGTGATTGCCTACGGCCCGAGCCTGAGTCAGGTGTTCAGCGAGCGTTTCGCCAATTACGCGGTGGCGGTGTTCATTCTGATGTTCGCCATGCTGTGTGCCTCGCAACTGCTGATCCGTTTCCTGCTCAGCCAGCTCAACACGCTGAAAGACGTGATGCTCCACGTCGAGAAAAGCGGCGATCTCTCGGCCCGAGTACCGCTGGCCGGCAAAGATGAAGTCGGGCAGATGGCCAATGCGTTTAACGCGATGCAGGCCGGTTACCAGCGCGTTGTGACCACCGTCGCCAACACCGCGCGGCAACTGGATGTCGGCGCGGCGCGACTGGCATCGAGCATGAACGAAGTGCGCCACGGCATGCTCGGTCAGCAGAGCGAAACCGATCAGGCGGCCACGGCGATCAATGAAATGACCGCCACCGTTTATCACATCGCCCAACACGCCGGCGCCACCCGCGACCTCTCGCAGACCGCCGACGGCCTCGCCGGCAGCGGTCAGCAAGTGGTCGCCCGGGTGCAGCAGTCGATTGCCGGGCTGTCCAGCGGTGTTCAGCAGACGGCCGAGATGATTCAACGGCTGGCCGAGGACAGTCAGAAGATCAACGGCGTGGTCAGCGTGATTCACAGCATTGCCGAGCAGACCAACTTGCTCGCCTTGAACGCCGCCATCGAAGCGGCCCGCGCCGGTGAAATGGGCCGAGGGTTTGCCGTGGTCGCCGATGAGGTGCGCAATCTGGCGAAACGGGTGCAGACCTCGACCGACGAGATCACCACGATGGTCTCGGCCTTGCAGGCTGGCACTCGCGACGCGGTGGACGTCATGCAGGAGAGTTCGTACAAGGCCGACGACTGCGTGCAGCAGGCGCAAGAGGCCGGCGCGGCGCTGGCGGAGATCACCGGAGCGGTGGCGCAGATGCGCGAAAGCAATACGCAGATTGCCGTGGCGGCCGAGCAGCAAAGCCAAGTTGCCGAGGAGATGAACCGGGCGGTGGTAAGTATTCGCGATGTGACCGAGAACACCGTGCAGCAAACGGTGGATTCGGCGACGACCAGTAATGAATTGGCGACGTTGGCTGGGGAGTTGAGCAAGGCCATAGGTCAATTGAAGCTCTGA